The Primulina tabacum isolate GXHZ01 chromosome 7, ASM2559414v2, whole genome shotgun sequence genome includes a window with the following:
- the LOC142551228 gene encoding U-box domain-containing protein 19-like, translating into MANDNARRIMNFPAIRPCESVALTSLLSSMINLGHKICGYKSRTLFANKKNARSSILLIESLLVFLEEIRNEGSMVGDSLVLSLSELYWVFQKVHFLLEDCTRVDARLLMLVNSEKVSNHLRVLIRAIALAMDVMSLAGLDVDIEVIELVDLVRTRARKATVEFERVDRRFVRKVLLIVNKFERGIAPESRDLRRILEHLGIRSWNECNREVKFLESEMSKECLTSDKRDLGLLSSLMAFLIYCRCILFEDIDSVKSDFQQRDGGFSSEMIQGLNSDDFNCPITLEIMTDPVTISTGQTYDRLSILKWFRSGNRTCPKTGERLMYTDLVQNLALKQLVTQYCSEKRIPFSETDVRNHGIVKSSIAGAGSLAAAQAMSLLAKYLAGRLAVGTIQEQQKAAYEIRLLTKSSSFNWTCCVEVGETIPSLLNLLCLGNPAAQENAMAALLNLSKYPKTNQLVAGNGGLNLVVDVLNEGLKPEARQHAAGALFYLSSVENNKREIGKMTGSISGLMNLLRDGSDRAKKNALLTIFVLLMCPENHSKFLESGLVPLLKNMLTNSEREELTTHSLATLSTLSEKLDGSMAIIHSGTLPIIIQIFNSSTSKPAEEYCVSLLLSLCINAGTYTVPFFIKNSSLMESLYSTLTSGTTHSSKKASSLLRILHAFDENVSDSSIASGTSQEQVVTAW; encoded by the coding sequence ATGGCTAATGATAATGCTCGCCGGATTATGAATTTTCCGGCTATTCGGCCATGTGAATCAGTCGCTTTAACTAGTCTCTTGTCTTCTATGATAAATTTAGGCCATAAAATATGTGGCTACAAATCAAGAACTCTCTTCGCAAACAAGAAGAATGCTAGAAGCTCGATCCTCTTAATCGAATCCCTCCTTGTTTTTCTCGAAGAAATCCGAAACGAGGGATCAATGGTTGGAGATTCATTGGTTTTAAGCTTGTCTGAGCTATATTGGGTTTTCCAAAAGGTTCATTTCTTGCTGGAAGACTGCACCAGAGTTGATGCAAGGTTGTTGATGTTGGTGAATTCGGAAAAAGTTTCGAATCATTTGCGTGTACTGATAAGGGCTATTGCTCTGGCTATGGATGTTATGTCGTTGGCGGGCTTGGATGTTGATATTGAAGTTATAGAGTTGGTGGATTTGGTAAGGACACGAGCACGAAAGGCAACAGTCGAATTTGAAAGAGTTGACAGAAGATTTGTGAGAAAAGTTCTCTTGATTGTGAATAAGTTTGAACGTGGAATAGCTCCTGAATCAAGGGATTTGAGAAGGATTCTTGAGCATTTGGGAATCAGGAGCTGGAATGAGTGCAATAGAGAAGTTAAGTTCTTGGAAAGTGAGATGTCGAAAGAGTGTTTAACTTCTGACAAAAGAGATTTGGGATTACTCAGTAGCTTAATGGCATTCTTGATCTACTGCAGATGCATACTTTTTGAGGACATAGACAGTGTAAAGAGTGATTTTCAACAACGGGATGGAGGATTTAGCTCTGAAATGATCCAGGGCTTGAATTCGGATGATTTCAACTGTCCAATAACTCTTGAAATCATGACTGATCCGGTGACTATATCGACAGGACAGACGTATGATCGTTTATCCATCTTGAAGTGGTTCAGGTCAGGAAATAGGACCTGTCCAAAGACAGGCGAGAGGCTGATGTATACAGATTTAGTTCAAAATCTTGCCCTGAAGCAGCTTGTTACGCAATATTGTTCTGAAAAACGGATCCCATTTTCTGAAACAGATGTGCGCAATCATGGCATCGTGAAATCCTCCATAGCTGGTGCGGGTAGTTTGGCAGCTGCACAGGCCATGTCTCTGCTTGCCAAGTATCTTGCTGGGAGGCTCGCGGTTGGCACAATACAGGAGCAGCAGAAAGCTGCTTACGAGATCCGTTTACTCACGAAATCGAGCAGTTTTAACTGGACGTGTTGCGTGGAGGTTGGTGAAACTATCCCATCTCTCTTGAATCTGCTCTGTTTGGGGAATCCAGCAGCACAGGAGAATGCCATGGCAGCATTGCTGAACCTATCCAAGTACCCGAAAACCAATCAACTAGTGGCGGGAAATGGTGGGTTGAACCTAGTAGTGGATGTTCTAAATGAAGGACTAAAACCAGAAGCCCGCCAACACGCAGCAGGCGCATTGTTCTACCTTTCATCGGTCGAAAATAACAAGAGAGAGATTGGAAAAATGACGGGTTCTATTTCAGGCCTAATGAATCTTCTCAGGGACGGTTCAGATCGCGCCAAAAAGAATGCTTTACTCACGATTTTTGTGCTTCTCATGTGCCCTGAAAATCATTCCAAATTTCTTGAATCTGGATTAGTCCCTTTGCTTAAAAATATGCTGACAAATTCTGAAAGGGAAGAACTCACCACACATTCTCTGGCAACACTGTCAACTCTTTCGGAAAAACTCGATGGATCGATGGCTATCATACATTCAGGAACTTTGCCAATAATCATCCAGATTTTCAACTCCTCGACATCAAAACCTGCGGAAGAATATTGTGTTTCGTTGCTGCTGTCTTTGTGCATCAACGCCGGGACTTATACGGTCCCTTTTTTCATCAAGAATTCATCTCTAATGGAGTCCCTTTACTCCACACTCACCAGTGGCACAACTCATTCAAGCAAGAAAGCTAGTTCTCTTTTAAGAATCTTGCACGCCTTCGACGAAAACGTCTCCGACTCCTCGATTGCTTCTGGTACTAGCCAGGAACAAGTCGTTACGGCGTGGTAA